Proteins from a genomic interval of Danio rerio strain Tuebingen ecotype United States chromosome 4, GRCz12tu, whole genome shotgun sequence:
- the LOC103910903 gene encoding uncharacterized protein, with translation MAECILCFNVYSRLAPHLTAVHKVTNADEKRLLLALAAGRVDTRKSPCPGETPESSPGIAVAVVHPACNPRRVPASIVLRGGEELGAPRGRPPVRRPRLQARHRAHTGSAHGPGETGYQDAVHPAPDYTPLPGAEEGRRGEKEEEEGEENQVASCTTGSRVRGGRRSDAPRASGGFGTHCLPVPGPRPRAELSIFQARHCRSAGCVPSGKLTLGCARSTDLLLGEFEGYQLGSEPTARLRNNVTSKLGRIKAFLGYMARGTAEPGNFLFLNQPARIRAWAALLGQTHMAEPTRQHYLKNVAQFLDYLSETPPAACQLSSTALVLIRREVRALIRGIRRRVVVHEVRTKQAKESRLIPKNQPGALSPDRWEENSRPAR, from the exons ATGGCTGAATGTATCCTATGCTTCAACGTCTACAGCCGGCTCGCGCCTCACCTGACGGCCGTTCACAAGGTGACCAACGCGGACGAGAAGCGGCTGCTGCTCGCACTGGCCGCCGGCCGCGTGGACACTCGGAAGTCGCCGTGTCCG GGCGAAACGCCGGAAAGTAGCCCGGGAATTGCAGTGGCTGTGGTCCACCCAGCCTGCAATCCCCGTCGTGTCCCAGCTAGCATCGTCCTCCGAGGGGGAGAGGAACTCGGAGCGCCCAGAGGCCGGCCGCCCGTGCGCCGACCGCGGCTGCAGGCGCGCCACCGAGCGCATACAGGCTCAGCTCACGGACCTGGGGAAACAGGTTACCAAGATGCGGTCCACCCTGCTCCAGATTACACGCCTCTACCGGGAGCTGAGGAAGGGAGAAggggggagaaggaggaggaagagggcgAGGAAAACCAGGTCGCCTCCTGCACCACCGGCTCCCGGGTGAGGGGCGGCCGGAGGTCCGACGCCCCCCGAGCCTCCGGAGGCTTTGGAACCCACTGCCTACCCGTTCCCGGACCACGTCCCCGCGCTGAGTTGAGTATATTTCAGGCACGTCACTGTCGCTCTGCTGGCTGTGTGCCTTCGGGGAAGTTGACTCTTGGTTGTGCTCGTTCCACAGACCTTCTCTTGGGGGAGTTTGAAGGGTACCAACTGGGCAGCGAGCCCACCGCGCGCCTGCGGAACAACGTCACTTCGAAGCTGGGGAGAATCAAAGCCTTCCTTGGTTACATGGCCAGGGGCACCGCGGAgccagggaacttccttttcctCAACCAACCAGCCCGAATCCGAGCGTGGGCCGCCCTGCTAGGTCAGACCCACATGGCCGAGCCCACCAGGCAGCACTATCTGAAGAACGTGGCTCAGTTCCTGGACTACCTCTCGGAGACGCCGCCGGCCGCCTGTCAGCTCTCCAGCACGGCTCTGGTTCTGATTCGAAGGGAGGTCAGAGCCCTCATTCGCGGCATACGCCGGCGTGTTGTCGTGCACGAGGTAAGGACCAAGCAGGCGAAGGAAAGCCGACTGATCCCCAAGAACCAGCCTGGTGCGCTGTCACCGGACCGCTGGGAGGAAAATTCCCGCCCTGCTAG ATAG
- the LOC137491233 gene encoding uncharacterized protein isoform X3 — MAFIKEESEDVKIEETFTVKHEDLQEQTDLIEENEGRKEEEHHVKIEEKSNLQTNGILKRRDKNRFTCTQCGKSFGRKGYLKIHMRIHTGEKPFTCTHCGRSFNRSSSLNLHMRIHTGEKPFTCTQCGKSFSQSSHLNNHMKIHTGEKPFTCTQCGKSFNQFSYLNLHMKIHTGEKPFTCTQCGRSFNRSSSLNLHMRIHTGEKPFTCTQCGKSFNRSSHLNNHMKIHTGEKPFTCTQCGKSFSQSTYLNKHMRIHTGEKPFTCTQCEKSFNQSSSLNKHMKIHTGEKPFTCTQCGRSFNQSSHLNSHMNIHTKEKPFTCTLCGKSFSQSSSLNLHIMSHTGEKLFMSNHHV; from the coding sequence acctaattgaagagaatgaggggagaaaagaggaggaacatcatgtcaaaattgaggaaaaatctAATTTACAGACtaatggtattttgaaaaggagagacaagaatcgtttcacctgcactcagtgtggaaagagttttggaagaaaaggctatcttaagattcacatgaggatccatactggagagaaaccattcacatgcactcattgtgggaggagtttcaaccgatcatcatcccttaatctacacatgaggatccacactggagagaaaccattcacatgcactcagtgtgggaagagtttcagccaatcatcacaccttaacaatcacatgaaaatccacactggagagaaaccattcacatgtactcagtgtgggaagagtttcaaccaattttcataccttaatctacacatgaagattcatactggagagaaaccattcacatgcactcaatgcGGGAGGAGTTTCAaccgatcatcatcccttaatctacacatgaggatccacactggagagaaaccattcacatgcactcagtgtgggaagagttttaaccgaTCATCACATCTTAACAAtcacatgaaaatccacactggagagaaaccattcacttgtactcagtgtgggaagagtttcagccaatcaacataccttaataaacacatgaggatccacactggagagaaaccattcacatgcacccagtgtgagaagagtttcaaccaatcatcttcccttaataaacacatgaaaatccacactggagagaaaccattcacatgcacccagtgtgggaggagtttcaaccaatcatcacaccttaacaGTCACATGAATATCCACACtaaagagaaaccattcacttgtactctgtgtgggaagagcttcagccaatcatcatcccttaatctacacatcatgagccacactggagagaaactattcaTGTCTAATCATCATGTTTAA